In Ignavibacteriales bacterium, the following are encoded in one genomic region:
- a CDS encoding glycosyltransferase family 39 protein has product MKVLSTLSKKEKNILIFILALAFVIKLVLAITVKVELRSDSMVYDTLAKNIVQKGEYSYDGDPTALLIPGYPIFLAGIYSIFGTGQIFVKILQSLFEIISGLLFFLISMRMFDKKYALISLAIFSFFPSNILFSQTILTEPLFCLLQMTLLYLCICGNMPKNTFVLGLVWGAAIMVRTSFAISLLIIPLYFFIKRKEFFNGSTLRMLKYTSVFAVGVFIIIAPWLIRNQVVMGTMTLATQGGFTFWSGSNPDATGSWYYKIEESDPLFDEKDEVKRDKEFYKRGIDYMVHNPHKWLITGAKKLGYLFSSERMIILYFMDDPGDGQTSTQLYRSANPFLIALINIPFFVIMLMGSWGLLAMKKNNFFLYGIILAWMITIFIFVALARYHYVLVPFFILGTVKFLSMGTRIFPELTLPRKVIAVGFNLFLLGVWASEFYLLFKGG; this is encoded by the coding sequence ATGAAAGTACTCAGCACCCTTTCAAAAAAGGAAAAGAATATCCTTATATTTATTCTTGCTCTCGCTTTTGTAATTAAGCTGGTGCTGGCAATTACCGTTAAGGTCGAGCTCCGTTCCGACAGCATGGTATATGATACCCTCGCCAAAAACATCGTCCAGAAAGGCGAATACTCATACGACGGAGACCCAACGGCTCTCCTGATACCGGGTTATCCTATCTTTCTTGCAGGAATTTATTCCATTTTTGGTACCGGCCAGATCTTCGTTAAAATTTTACAGTCGCTGTTCGAGATCATATCGGGTTTGCTCTTCTTTCTTATTAGTATGCGCATGTTCGATAAAAAGTACGCTCTCATTTCATTAGCTATTTTTTCTTTCTTTCCTTCGAACATTCTTTTTAGCCAGACGATACTGACCGAACCGCTCTTCTGTCTTCTGCAGATGACACTGCTCTATCTTTGTATCTGTGGCAATATGCCAAAGAATACTTTTGTGCTGGGACTGGTATGGGGCGCTGCAATAATGGTGCGCACGTCATTCGCGATCTCGCTCCTGATTATACCGCTCTACTTCTTCATCAAAAGAAAAGAGTTCTTCAACGGTAGCACACTCCGGATGCTGAAATACACCTCGGTATTTGCCGTAGGTGTCTTCATAATTATCGCGCCCTGGCTCATCCGCAATCAGGTCGTCATGGGAACTATGACGCTTGCAACACAGGGAGGATTCACCTTCTGGTCGGGCAGCAATCCCGACGCAACCGGCTCATGGTACTATAAGATCGAAGAATCCGACCCGCTCTTTGACGAAAAAGACGAGGTCAAGCGCGACAAAGAATTTTATAAACGGGGCATCGACTACATGGTGCACAATCCCCATAAATGGCTTATCACAGGCGCTAAAAAGCTTGGCTATCTCTTCTCCAGTGAGAGGATGATAATATTATATTTTATGGATGATCCCGGCGACGGGCAGACATCTACCCAGCTTTACCGATCCGCCAATCCTTTTCTCATCGCGCTGATAAATATACCCTTCTTTGTCATTATGCTCATGGGCTCATGGGGCCTGCTTGCAATGAAAAAGAACAATTTCTTCCTGTACGGAATTATACTGGCATGGATGATAACAATTTTCATTTTTGTGGCGCTCGCGCGCTATCATTACGTCCTCGTCCCGTTCTTCATCCTCGGCACGGTTAAATTCCTTTCTATGGGCACACGTATATTCCCGGAACTGACACTCCCTCGAAAGGTTATTGCCGTCGGATTTAACCTGTTCCTTCTCGGTGTATGGGCTTCTGAATTTTATCTGTTATTTAAAGGCGGATAG
- a CDS encoding class I SAM-dependent methyltransferase, with protein sequence MQYDPVKKVFGDIVSRNTFLRKIFYFLLDLMFLRSWHVRKEIRKLYPKGAKLRILDAGMGFGQYTYFLAKRFPDAEILAVDVKEEQIEDCRYFFEKCGMNKVKFEIADLTKITYENEFDFILCVDVMEHIEDDRTVFKNFARALKTGGKLLVNTPSNLGGSDADSEDDESFIEEHARLGYSREDITEKLNSAGMDVTEFLYSYGKFGTVSWRWGIKYPILMAGKSKILILILPFYYLFTLWFVLILMWLDVHTDNKEGTGIVVVSQKK encoded by the coding sequence TTGCAGTACGACCCGGTAAAAAAAGTTTTTGGCGACATCGTTTCGAGGAACACTTTCCTTAGAAAGATTTTCTACTTTCTTCTGGACCTTATGTTCCTTCGTTCATGGCACGTAAGGAAAGAGATCCGCAAACTCTATCCTAAAGGCGCAAAACTCCGCATCCTGGATGCCGGGATGGGTTTCGGGCAATATACATATTTCCTGGCTAAACGCTTTCCTGATGCGGAAATACTGGCTGTCGATGTTAAAGAGGAACAGATAGAGGACTGCCGATACTTTTTCGAAAAATGCGGTATGAACAAAGTTAAATTCGAGATCGCCGATCTCACAAAGATCACCTACGAAAACGAGTTCGACTTTATTCTTTGCGTTGACGTTATGGAGCATATAGAGGACGACCGCACCGTGTTCAAAAATTTCGCCCGCGCTCTCAAAACCGGCGGCAAACTCCTGGTTAATACTCCTTCTAACCTCGGGGGCAGTGACGCGGATTCCGAAGACGACGAGAGCTTCATCGAGGAACATGCGCGCCTCGGCTATTCACGTGAAGACATTACCGAAAAACTTAACTCAGCCGGAATGGATGTTACTGAATTCCTATACTCATATGGTAAGTTCGGTACTGTCTCATGGCGCTGGGGGATCAAATACCCAATACTCATGGCGGGTAAGTCTAAAATTCTTATACTTATCCTGCCTTTTTATTATCTTTTTACACTGTGGTTTGTACTTATACTAATGTGGTTGGACGTGCATACCGACAATAAAGAAGGAACCGGTATAGTCGTCGTCTCACAAAAAAAATAA
- a CDS encoding glycosyltransferase codes for MKIIIVGTAYPMRGAFAQLNAILYSYLNKKYDVKIFSFKRQYPKLFFPGKTQEEKGDELVKIPADKNIISIDSVNPFNWISVGRRIGREMPGLIIFRYWIPFFAPCFAFISYFAKKRSGAKVLFICDNVIPHEKRIGDKFLTRLAFSQVDYFLVQSKSVEDDLLKFSKGKPYKVSFHPIYNIFGDKLPKSEAKEFIKENYNVDLEKDKVLLFFGYVRKYKGLNYLLEAMPGILKHNKNVKLLVVGEFYDDEEQYRKKISELGLDDNVIVISDFVPNERVRYFFSACDVVLLPYSSATQSGITHIAYYYDKPVIATDVGGLSESVINGKTGFVIKPEDPYAITDAVNKFYNESLEEKFSSGAAEEKKKYDWDNFIKDIEDLTSISKN; via the coding sequence ATGAAGATCATAATAGTAGGAACAGCATACCCGATGCGTGGGGCATTTGCCCAGCTTAATGCTATACTCTACTCCTATCTCAACAAAAAATACGACGTAAAAATTTTTTCCTTTAAACGCCAATACCCAAAGCTCTTTTTCCCTGGCAAGACGCAGGAGGAAAAGGGCGACGAACTCGTAAAGATCCCCGCTGATAAAAACATAATTTCGATAGACTCCGTTAATCCGTTCAACTGGATCTCGGTTGGCAGGCGCATTGGCAGGGAAATGCCCGGCTTGATAATATTCCGCTATTGGATTCCGTTTTTCGCCCCTTGCTTTGCATTTATCTCGTATTTCGCGAAAAAGCGTTCCGGAGCAAAAGTGCTTTTCATCTGCGATAATGTGATCCCCCATGAAAAAAGGATAGGTGATAAATTCCTCACCCGGCTGGCTTTCAGTCAGGTTGACTACTTCCTCGTCCAATCCAAAAGCGTCGAGGATGACCTGCTCAAATTTTCAAAAGGAAAGCCGTACAAAGTATCTTTCCACCCGATATATAATATCTTCGGAGATAAACTCCCGAAAAGCGAAGCGAAAGAATTCATCAAAGAGAACTATAATGTCGACCTCGAAAAAGATAAAGTTCTACTCTTCTTTGGATACGTGCGGAAATACAAAGGACTGAATTACCTGCTCGAGGCAATGCCCGGCATTTTAAAGCACAATAAAAATGTGAAACTGCTTGTCGTTGGGGAATTTTACGACGATGAAGAGCAATACCGTAAAAAAATATCTGAGCTCGGTCTCGATGATAATGTCATAGTGATTTCCGACTTTGTCCCCAATGAGCGGGTTCGTTATTTCTTCTCCGCGTGCGATGTTGTACTCCTTCCCTATTCGTCCGCTACACAGAGTGGCATAACACACATTGCATATTACTATGATAAACCCGTCATTGCAACGGACGTTGGAGGGTTATCGGAATCCGTCATTAACGGGAAAACCGGGTTTGTAATTAAACCCGAAGACCCCTACGCTATTACCGATGCAGTAAATAAGTTTTACAATGAAAGCCTCGAAGAGAAATTTTCTTCCGGAGCCGCTGAAGAAAAGAAAAAGTATGATTGGGATAATTTTATTAAAGACATCGAAGATTTAACATCCATTTCAAAAAACTAA
- a CDS encoding 1-(5-phosphoribosyl)-5-[(5-phosphoribosylamino)methylideneamino] imidazole-4-carboxamide isomerase codes for MFVIPVIDIKEGKCARVFEGHNSLSQYYCESPIKVARLFRKENFKAIHITDLDGAVNGEMRNYGTIKEIVDTVDIPVQLGGGIRNFDNAKRIIEELGVYRIVLGTAAIVNPDIVERILNDYSPSKLVVGIDEKMNNVVKNGWIEYANITPLEFAIRMDSMGVQRIVYQDVTRVGNFSGPHIERLKEIGENTKLKITSAGGIGNYKHLKMLEELKDYGVDSAMVSKALYENKFPCQNIWRDIEREDISLELPKV; via the coding sequence ATGTTTGTAATACCCGTAATAGATATCAAGGAAGGAAAGTGCGCGAGGGTTTTTGAGGGTCACAATTCACTTTCACAGTACTATTGTGAAAGTCCTATCAAAGTAGCCCGCCTATTCAGGAAGGAAAATTTTAAAGCGATACATATAACCGATCTCGACGGAGCAGTGAACGGAGAGATGAGGAACTATGGCACTATTAAGGAAATAGTGGATACGGTCGATATACCCGTACAGCTCGGAGGCGGGATCAGGAACTTTGACAATGCTAAGAGGATAATCGAAGAACTTGGTGTGTACAGGATAGTTCTTGGTACGGCGGCAATCGTTAATCCGGATATTGTAGAACGGATCTTAAATGACTACTCTCCGTCAAAGCTTGTTGTTGGGATCGACGAGAAAATGAACAACGTAGTCAAGAACGGATGGATAGAATATGCTAATATTACGCCATTGGAATTTGCAATTAGAATGGATTCTATGGGAGTGCAAAGGATAGTTTACCAGGATGTGACGCGGGTGGGTAATTTTTCGGGTCCTCACATAGAGAGATTGAAGGAGATCGGCGAAAACACAAAGCTAAAGATAACCTCGGCAGGCGGTATAGGAAATTACAAACACTTAAAGATGTTAGAGGAGCTTAAGGATTACGGTGTCGATTCGGCTATGGTATCAAAGGCTCTATACGAAAATAAGTTTCCATGTCAAAATATATGGCGTGATATCGAAAGGGAGGACATCTCGCTCGAACTCCCTAAAGTTTAA
- a CDS encoding PIG-L family deacetylase, which yields MAKIKITKQENPKKVLAIGAHPDDLEFTCTITLKNLMAEGYEVTYLVITNGENGFKIPGYTKEKRIKTRRKEQLDAAKMLGVKKVLFWNYKDGFLRYTENLRKKLILLIRHLKPELVFSFDPGNSTFDNLNLFHRDHRVAALAVFDSCFAAKNEYIYGKMAKPHQVSKLYLYGASNPDHFVDITKDIDFKLSILACHKSQFPDMDAFSKYFKENLAKYTPEYEYSEAFRVVEVRRII from the coding sequence TTGGCAAAAATAAAAATAACAAAACAAGAGAATCCAAAAAAGGTGCTGGCGATCGGAGCGCATCCGGATGACCTTGAGTTTACATGTACCATCACTCTGAAAAATCTTATGGCTGAAGGCTATGAAGTTACATACCTGGTCATAACTAATGGAGAGAATGGCTTTAAAATACCCGGATATACAAAAGAAAAAAGAATAAAAACCCGCAGAAAAGAACAGCTGGATGCAGCTAAAATGCTCGGCGTAAAGAAAGTCCTTTTTTGGAACTATAAAGATGGCTTCTTGAGATACACCGAAAACCTTCGCAAAAAGCTTATCTTGCTTATTCGCCATTTAAAGCCTGAACTTGTGTTTTCATTTGACCCCGGTAACTCTACCTTTGATAATCTTAACTTATTTCACCGCGATCACCGTGTAGCCGCGCTTGCCGTTTTCGATTCATGCTTTGCCGCCAAAAACGAATACATCTACGGCAAAATGGCTAAACCGCACCAGGTTTCTAAGCTCTACCTTTACGGCGCATCAAATCCGGATCACTTCGTTGACATAACAAAAGATATCGACTTTAAGCTAAGCATACTTGCCTGCCATAAGTCGCAATTTCCGGATATGGATGCTTTCTCAAAGTATTTTAAGGAAAACCTGGCGAAATATACGCCGGAGTATGAATATTCGGAAGCTTTTAGAGTTGTCGAGGTGAGAAGAATTATATAA
- a CDS encoding PQQ-dependent sugar dehydrogenase, translated as MKVIASIFIYLLVTVNLISCSNKQEDNRTSSTRTENISHSPGDYRIEPFVEGLEVPWSIVFTSPERILVTERPGRLRVIENGELDPDPLRTFPDVVSTGEEGLMGLTLHPDYANNKYIYLSYAYDGADGMTVKVVRYKDEGNRISDEKIIIDGLPAKQYHAGCRIKFGPDGKLYITTGDAGERHLAQELDNLYGKILRVNDDGSIPNDNPFPGTPVWSYGHRNPQGIAWYPGTDILYETEHGPSGFDGPGGGDEVNIIVKGGNYGWPIVSHENTKEGMVSPLLVFTPAEAPSSAMFYSGDALPFKNNFLFGCLRGKGIMRVVIDPNDPKKIQSFEKIDGVNFGRIRDVVQGPDGYIYFGTSNQDGRGNPDKGDDKIYRIINR; from the coding sequence ATGAAAGTGATCGCGTCAATATTTATATATCTGCTCGTAACTGTAAATCTCATTTCGTGTTCCAATAAACAGGAGGACAACCGTACCTCCTCTACTCGTACCGAAAACATTAGTCATTCTCCGGGAGATTACCGGATAGAACCTTTTGTGGAGGGACTTGAAGTTCCGTGGAGTATTGTCTTTACTTCTCCCGAAAGGATACTCGTAACGGAGCGTCCGGGCAGACTAAGAGTGATAGAAAACGGTGAGCTTGATCCCGACCCGCTAAGGACATTCCCGGATGTGGTATCTACCGGTGAAGAAGGACTCATGGGGCTCACACTGCATCCCGATTACGCAAACAATAAATATATCTACCTTAGCTATGCCTATGATGGCGCTGACGGTATGACCGTTAAAGTGGTACGCTACAAAGATGAAGGAAACCGCATTTCCGATGAAAAGATAATAATAGACGGTCTCCCTGCCAAACAATACCATGCCGGATGCAGAATAAAGTTCGGACCCGACGGAAAACTCTATATCACTACGGGAGATGCCGGTGAGAGACACTTAGCACAGGAACTCGATAATCTATATGGAAAGATACTTAGAGTAAACGACGACGGCTCTATCCCCAATGATAATCCGTTTCCCGGTACACCAGTATGGAGCTATGGACATCGTAATCCACAGGGAATTGCATGGTACCCCGGTACCGACATTCTATATGAAACTGAACATGGTCCATCCGGTTTTGATGGTCCTGGCGGCGGTGATGAAGTTAATATAATAGTAAAAGGCGGTAACTACGGCTGGCCTATAGTGTCGCACGAAAACACTAAAGAAGGAATGGTATCTCCCCTTCTTGTCTTTACACCAGCTGAAGCCCCCTCCTCTGCTATGTTTTATTCGGGGGATGCTTTACCCTTCAAAAATAATTTTCTATTCGGATGTCTTAGGGGCAAAGGAATAATGCGTGTTGTGATCGATCCAAACGATCCTAAGAAAATACAAAGCTTTGAGAAAATAGACGGAGTTAATTTTGGTAGGATTAGAGATGTCGTACAGGGACCTGACGGCTATATATACTTTGGAACAAGCAATCAGGATGGCAGAGGAAATCCCGATAAAGGCGACGACAAAATTTACAGAATTATAAATAGATAA